Within Haematobia irritans isolate KBUSLIRL chromosome 2, ASM5000362v1, whole genome shotgun sequence, the genomic segment CAATATTCTCAAATAATGATATTGTAGATACAACACAAATGGTAAGTGTGGCTTTTAGACAACCTTGTGGAACCAAGTATACTAACGACATAAATATTTCATGTTTAATTGACTCTGGTAGTCCAATTAGCTTGATTAAGGAGTCTGTATTGCCGGCTGGCGTGATTCAGTCGAGGGACTTAATACCGACCACATATGCTGGAGTCGGTaattacaatttgaaaatattcggaaCTATTActagtttaataaaatttaagaacttGTCCGAACACTTAGAATTACTGGTTGTTCCCAATAATTGTATTAATGTTCCACTCATTCTTGGTCGTAATTTCATGAATAAATTTAACGTAAAATTGTTACTATTACAAAATAAAGAAGATGATGTTCGTATAATTGACTCCAcaagaaatcaaaattataataataattctacGTCTTCGGTGTCATTGGCTCAGGCGGTAAATAAGGGCATTGAGAACACTACATTgtcagaaaataaaaacattaccGATCTTGATCTAAATCCATTACTTAGTCCAAATCAGAAACGTGCTTTAAGCAATGTCATTCGGAATTGTTACTTTAGTCCAACCGGAGTTACTAGGAAAACATCCGACTACAAAATGCAAATTAAGTTATCTGACGACACCCCAATACATTGTTCTCCTCGCAGATTGTCGTTTCGAGATAGTGAAGAAGCACGAAAAATTGTTGGGGATCTGTTGAAAAGGAATATAATTCGCCCCAGTAATTCCCCATATACGTCTGCAATTGTATTGACAAAGAAAAAGTCGGGGGAGACACGAATGTGTGTTGATTATCGGGCTTTAAATAAAAAGACATATAGAGATAACTTTCCTTTGCCACTTATCGAGGActgtattgaaaatatttccggCAAAAAATGGTTTACCCTGTTAGATTTAAAGGAtggattttttcatttaaatatggACAAGGATTCAATCGCTTACACTTCGTTCGTAACACCGTTTGGTCAATATGAATATTTGAAAATGCCATTTGGGTTGAAAAATGCGCCGGCAAATTTTCAACGATTTATTAATGGTATATTTCGCGATTTGATAGAGCAACGTAAGCTAATTATTTATATGGATGACATATTGATTGCATCAACCGACTtcgaaactcatttgaacatATTATCTATTGTACTTTTACGCGCTTTCGAATATGGGCTAAGTCTAAAATTAAgtaagtgcagatttggatatcAGAGTCTAGAATATTTAGGGTATGTAATTAGCCCGGAAGGCATACGACCGTCAGATGACCATTTGCTGGCTGTAAAGAGAATACCGATGCCCACGAATTATAAAGAGTTACAAACATGTCTTGGTTTGTTCTCCTATTTTAGGAAGTTCGTACAATCATTCTCACACGTTGCCAGACCGTTGTTAAATTTGCTTCGGAAAGAGAAGAAGTTTATTTTTTCCAAGGAATGTGTAATGGCGTTCAATGAACTAAAAGCTCGCTTACTTCAAGCCCCAGTGTTAGCCATATATAGTCCTAAAAGAGAGACTGAGTTGCATTGTGATGCAAGCTCTCATGGATTCGGTGCGATATTGATGCAACGTCAAGATgatggcaaatttcatcccgtagCGTTTTTCTCAAAGGCGACAACCGCCGCGGAATCGAGATATCACAGTTTTGAGTTAGAGACACTTGCGATTATTTATGCATTACGACGCTTCCGTGTATATTTGGAAGGATTACATTTTTCTATTGTGACAGATTGTAATTCTCTAACTATGACTCTCAATAAAAGACAGGTTAACCCACGGATATCACGTTGGGCATTGGAACTAGAGAATTACGATTACTCAATTGAACACCGGAAGGGTTCTTCGATGGGACATGTAGATATGCTTAGCAGATGTATTAAGGATGAAAAAACCCCTGAAACATACGGTAGTATGATTTGTTCAATAGATTCTAATCAACTGGATGTCCAGATTCAACTGACCCAAGCCAGAGAtcctattataaaaaatataggtGAACGCCTGCAAAGAGAGGATGTTAGTGGATTTGACTTGGTAGATGGCCTTGTATTTAAGAAGGTAGGTACCAGTCTTTGTTTGTACGTTCCGAAGGAAATGGAAGAGAATGTCGTGCGGATGATACATGAGAAGATTGGACATCTTGGAACAGAGAAATGTTACCATAAGATTCGTGAGAACTATTGGTTCCCTGATATGCGTAAAAAGATTGACGGTTACATAAAGAATTGcataaaatgtattatttatgcAGCACCTGCTAGAATAAATCAACAAAATATCTTCAGCATTCCAAAAGTGGCGGAACCATTTGATACAATACATATTGATCATTTCGGGCCATTGCCATCATTGAAATCAAAACGTAAACATATTTTAGTAGTAGTTGACTCCTTTACCAAATTTGTACGTTTATATCCGGTGAATTCAACAAGCACTAAGGAAGTTTGTTGTTCTCTggaaaaatactttaattattATAGTAGACCAAGAAGACTTATCTCGGACAGAGGATCATGTTTTACATCATTGGAATTTTCAGAGTTTGTTTTAAGGAATAATATTAAGCATGTCAAGGTTGCAGTTGCCTCCCCTCAAGCAAACGGACAAGTTGAACGCATAAACCGTATACTAAAGTCCATGTTGAGTAAGTTGAGCGATCCAATAGATCACTCTGATTGGTCGTCCAAACTATCCCAGGTGGAATATGCTTTAAACAACTGTATTCACTCGTCTACAAAAGAGACACCGTCGAAGCTACTATTTGGAATAAACCAGCGTGGAGAATTGGTGGATACGTTGTCTGAATATTTAGATGAGAAGATAGGTCACGTTGAAAAGGTGGATTTAGTAGATATGAGATTGAAGGCATTGAATTCCATACAAAAGTCGCAGAGCTACAACGAGATGTATTTTTCAAGACATCATGCACCGGCAAAGTGTTACAAAGAGGGAGATTATGTAGTCATTATGAACGTTGATAATACGGTTGGAaagaataagaaattttgtgaaaggtaCCGAGGTCCGTACATTATTGAAAAGGTTTTAGATCATGATCGTTACGTTGTGCGGGATATCGATAATTGTCAATTAACGCAAATACCTTACAAAGGAATTATTGAAGCAAAAAGACTTCGAAGATGGGTGACACCTTAGTCGTCGATTATTTTCGGTAATCCTAAAAGCCACACTAGTAGATCGAATTTAGATTTAAATGATTGTGGGCAATCATGATGTCAGGTTGGCCGAACTGTAATGTGCAACTTGTTATTTATGTACTTTATTTATTAAGTCTGTAGACTAAGTAGGCTAAGAAATTGAATTGATTTGGATAAaggaaaataaataagaaaggaATTTATCGACagcaatattaaaaattaaaccttttaaatgaaagttattaatattttatcggtagtttagaaaaaagttattaagaatatttaggaaaatatgttggaattgaaagtgtattgaaattttgttatatctcagcgtatagtttattcataaattggtaagtatttttatacccttcaccactactgtggtacagggtataataagttagtgcatttgtatgtaacgccaagaaggaaaagtctgagacccctcgtttagtataccgatcgtcttaaggTACGGTCAGACTAGTCAAATATTTGACGAAAAATGGCAAATATTTCTTTGCCGTAGTGTGACCATCAAATATTTATTAGAGGCAAACaacaaaacagctgatttttggcaaacaaaaatatttgacaacaaataaaaatttgcccaatGTGACCATAGTGTGACCACTGCAAGGCAAATATTTTcctcacattttgtcaaatttttatttgatcttGCAAGAAAACTGCAAGAGCAAACAGGATGAAATAACATCTGGTTTCTCAGTGGTGTCAACTATTTGCAATTACGTTTACCATAGCGGAGAAACAACACTTGGTTTTGCGTTGCTTgaagaaattaattattaaataaaattatctaattAAGTGAAACCCTGCTacaatatatttcaataaaataagagTAAGCAAGGTCTTAAAGTTTTAAAGGATAACAATATCAAACATTTACGGCATTTAAATATTTCtgtatgtaaaatattttgtaaatttcagcaTGCAAAGCCGATGGAttaatgatttatttttaattaaaaatataagttGGGATACAAATATTCCTGTTAAACCTTTGTaaatatggatgaaaaagaCCATACATGTAATTTGTgtcatatgtttttttattcaaaattgtataagcGATTATTGCATAGTAATGAATCTCATTTTTAGGTATAGTTTAAGAAATTATTGCCATCGTAATTCTACCGTTGGTGGTAACATCTATTTCTTGTTGTGAGtcaagttttctcaaaaatttgatagaaaccTTAGGGTTGCCATTGTTGGAAATAAAGTGCCGtacaaattgtaataatatgttagCACGTTTCTTTGCATTCCTAAATCTTCtgagaatagaaaatttggcacttTATTTGTCAAAAGTAAGGAATAGAAAAATAGTAAAGATAGTAGTtgctaaatatttacaaaacattTTATCTTTAACACCCATTGCAACGTTACTGATGCTTGTTAatgtgatcgataacacatttggcgattatttagtcatcaccGACAAGTTCTTGCGATTGGCCACACTGTATGATTGATTACAAAGACCGGAATAACTTATAGTCTGGGTGGCGCATTAgctacgaacttttaaaccgttctatagacataaagggtgatttgttaagagcttgataactttttttttttaaaaaacgcataaaatttgcaaaatctcatcggttctttatttgaaacgttagattggtccatgacatttactttttgaagataatttcatttaaatgttgaccgcggctgcgtcttaggtggtccattcggaaagtccaattttgggcaactttttcgagcatttcggccggaatagcccgaatttcttcggaaatgttgtcttccaaagctggaatagttgctggcttatttctgtagactttagacttgacgtagccccacaaaaaatagtctaaaggcgtcaaatcgcatgatcttggtggccaacttaccggtccatttcttgagatgaattgttctccgaagttttccctcaaaatggccatagaatcgcgagctgtgtggcatgtagcgccatcttgttgaaaccacatgtcaaccaagttcagttcttccatttttggcaacaaaaagtttgttagcatcgaacgatagcgatcgccattcaccgtaacgttgcgtccaacagcatatttgaaaaaatacggtccaatgattccaccagcgtacaaaccacaccaaacagtgcatttttcgggatgcatgggcagttcttgaacggcttctggttgctcttcactccaaatgcggcaattttgcttatttacgtagccattcaaccagaaatgagcctcatcgctgaacaaaatttgtcgataaaaaagcggattttctgccaacttttctagggcccattcactgaaaattcgacgttgtggctcgttagtaagtctattcatgatgaaatgtcaaagcatactgagcatctttctctttgacaccatgtctgaaatcccacgtgatctgtcaaatactaatgcatgaaaatcctaacctcaaaagaatcaccctttatatgtcatcttgcctataaatTCCATATACAAGTTAGAAACGTAACTGATGAAAATTGTTtagttaaggtgagtattaagttcgagtttaaccgctaaaattgattttttcactGAAGTGAaacctaaatcaataaaaaggcataaaattatacatttttgtttcagatttcattataacttaatggggaatagcccaaagcaaattttcacaaagtttgtattccttaaaatggattattattggagaaaagtaatcgtgataaaatgacgattttagcggctaaactcgaacttaatactcaccttaaaggtaGCCGCTAaagttaataataattattaaaattaattaaaaaataataattaaaattaatagacAAACGTATGTCGGTTGTTTTagttttcaattattttggtgaaaatcaacATCAAATGTGAACGTCTTTTTGACATTACGCCCTTAAAGTTTTCGGTTATAAGGAACGATTTCTAATAAAAAGGTAACTAAGTTGTAACTTAATATGTCGCTTTTCCGATATTTCAAAACGTCCTTTCCATAAAAGCGAGATTTCCATAATAAAAAGGATAATTTTGTTTGTGACGTATATTAAAAGATTTCAATGACGTGATTTTGTCGTCATTTGTTCATCTGAAAACGCTAAGTTGGCTACACTTAAGAAAAATAAACAGCTGACTGACAGACCGGCAAAATTCATTCAattcagacaagttcaagaagaaggtaagaaaattgaaatattttaacaaaacttaaaTACACATATATATAATTGCAGAAAATGGATGCTTGCGAGGCTCCTCCGAACAAGAAGCCGCGAACAAAGCCGAAAGTGGTAAAAGATTGGGAGGACGAAGATGTTTTCAAGCTGATTACTTTCGTTGAAAGTCAACCTTGCTTGTGGAATGCTGGCGATGAAGGTTACCATAACAAAATGCTACGGGATAATGCATGGAAAAGCATTTGTGAAGGCTTTgaagacaaattttctcaaatagatgtaaatGCAAAGTGGACAAATTTACGTATACAATATCGAGGCTACGCAGCTAGAGCTAAAACAAAATCTGGCCAGGGCTACGTTGAGCAGCCAAAGTGGAAATTTTTCAATGCTATGAGTTTTGTTGGGCGAGTTGAAGACCAACaaactcagcgtacaatttcaaattatttttcggAGGTTGAGTCTGACTGTGACAgtaagaaatttttgattttacgcACCAAATAACCACGATAAGTTAATggcaaattattttttagtttcCGAATTCAATTTACCCTCTGCAATATATACAACACCATCACAAACGTCCCGGCGGCAACAAACATCCAGTTCCCAATCGGCAACCACGCAGATTGCCGAAACAATGCGCGAGGCTATTTCGGCAATGAaagataaaaatgaaaatgcatTAAATCCAAATGCTACCTTCGCAAACTATTtacttagtgaactaaaaacatTAAATGATGATTCTGCAGCAATTGTTCGCAAGAAGGTTACACTGTTTTTCTTGCAGTGCTTGGATGAAGCAAGGAATTAGCtttcaaaaatgcaatttacagtttcaatttcattttattttgatgctgCGCTAGGTGTATTTAAAACACAAAAAGATCTCAAAAAGCTCTTGCAGTGCTTGgattaatcaaaaaaattagCTTTTAAAAAGCATTTTACTGTTTGaatgcaatttttgttttgtttttatgttgCGGCaagagcatttatttaaatttttattataaattagcatagtaataataataaaactattGTTTAATTCACACTCAAAAATCCAACTAGTTTCATTTCGGATTTTTAAGGAAGGGAAAATAAATGTAAGTAAAAGAAGTATATTGAGGGAAAATTATATAGTATACTTAAAAAGTAATCAGGAAAACGAAATTCAAGTTCAATATACTAAATACTAGATATGTTTATATTGAAACATAACTTCCCCCTCTTGAACAAAGTATTGGGAAAACTCCTCTCTGATTTCTGAGGAGTTCTGGGCAATGTATGAACGATGTTGTTGAAGATCGAGAAGACTACCGTTAGGTTCATTACGCCATTCGCCAGGAATAAGTGTACCATCCTCGGAGTAGTGATCTGCAAAATTGGTATAGAAGTAGGTATCGCTTTTGCGGCTCATTAAAAAGTTGTGTAATGCGCAAACAGCAGAAACAACTATTCGTGTCTTTTCCGGTTTAAGCTTAATGGAGGTACGTAATACACGAAAACGGGCCGAAGAGATACCGAACGCATTTTCTATTACTCGACGAGCTCTTGAAAGGCGGTAGTTGAAAACTCTTTGAACAGCATTCATATTGCGTAAGCCGAATGGTTTTAATACATTTGGGGTTAAAGCAAATGCATCGTCAGCCACAAGCACATATGGGACTGGAATTGATCTGCCTGGAAGGGGTTTCGGTGGAGGCAAATTTAATGTGTTATTTTGCAAAGCTTTGTTGAACGAGGTTTTACGGAAGACTCCTCCATCCGATATTCTTCCATTTGAACCAAcgtcaatatataaaaatttgtacgaTGCATCTGCTATACCCATTAAAACAATACTATGCGTTCCTGAAAAcgacatattttaattttaaatacctTTTTAAGTTATATTAAAAAGGGTACCTTTGTAATTGTAGTATATGCTGCCGGAATGGGTTGGTGCTGTCATAACTACATGTTTCCCGTCTAATGCTCCAATACAATGCGGGAAATTCCACATTTCTTCATATTCGTTGGAAACCACCTTCCACTCGTACTCACTCGATGGTACCTATTGGCAGTAATAAGAATTATACTAGTTGTGaaccaaaaatttgtatcatatAAAATACTTTCAGATATTCTGGTTGAAGGGCCTTAAAAATAGCTTCGCATACTTCAGGAATAATTGTTGAAATCGTATTATGGGGAATACGAAATATGTATTGAAGTGATCTGAAATTCTCGCCAGTTGCTAAATATCGGAGGGTAACAGCTAAACGATCAGAAGGTGGAATAGGCTCTCTTAGAtgtgtggatttttttgttatatacgGAGCAACTAACCGAAGCTGTGGGTGGTTTGGTTATTAGCAATGTTTTTCATCAGCAATATTTACTTGGTACTACTCACCAAATAATCGAAATCCGATGCATTCATGCGCAAAAAGTTTTTGTATAGAGAAGGTGTTTCTGACCGTAGTTCTTTCAATAATTTTGCGCAACATCCTTCTTCCTTACGTCTTTTTACCCACTCTCTAACCCATTGCCTTTTCAATCGCTTCTTATTATCGGATTCCATAAGGGACGTTGTTGCAGCTCCAATgcacaaaattaataaacactCTTCCTCCTGCATCATCACTCAAAATTTctaatcaaataaaattgtccCATTTGACACTTtgatcaaacatttatttaaagaaaatattttatgtagtGTGACCAGTGAGAAAACATGTTTtcccaaatatttatttgaaagtGTTTGATACGTATTTgagcaaataaaaaatgtcaaatattttatccTAGTGTGACCACAAATGCAACTCTGTATGAATTTTCAATTGTTTCCTGCAAATTCGGGAAAACAGTTTTTAGTCAAATATTTGACTAGTCTGACCGTagctttagaattaaattctgagtcgatttagcgatgtccgtctgtctgtctgtccgtccgtctgtctgtctgtctgttcatgtatatttgtgcgcaaagtacaggtcgcagtttatgtccgatcgtcctcaaatttgccaTAGGACcatagagacaatcgctattgattttggaaaaaatcggttcagatttagatatagctgacatatatatttatccccgatttggtcatagttagcgtgtttatcaaccgattttcttgaaataccgtacatccaaatattttatgaatctcgaaaatcttgcaaactatcagccaaatcggttcagatttagatatagctcccatatatatctttcgtccgatttagactcatatcaccacagaggccaaagtttactaccgatcttcgtgaaattttgcacagagagtagaattgacattctaccaatgcttggtaaatttgattgaaatcggttcaaatttagatatagctcccatatatatctttcgtccgatttgaacttatatggctacaaaagccagagttttgcagttatttgcttcaaattttgcacaaggggtgcgtttaatagtatcgttaagtgtgtcaaattttgttaaaatcggttcagatttagatatagctcacatatatatctttcgcccgatttggacttatatggtctcaaaagccagagttttgccctggcttagttcaaattttgcacaagcggcacTTTTaaagatactattgtatgtgccaaatatggtcaaaatcgattcagatttagatttagctcccatatatatctttcgtccgatttgaactcatatggcctcaaaaaccagaggtttgccgtgatttgcttgaaatttcgcacaaggagtacgtttagtagtaccggtaattgtgccaaatttgaaatcggttcagatatagatatggctcccatatatatcttccgtccgatttgcactcatatgaccaggggggccaaagttatactcccatttacgtgaaatttcgcatagatagcagaattattattctaactatacatgtcaaatttagtcgaaatcggttcagattatatatagtatatggcagctacgtacaccagagttggggaaatatggtagactgttacacattttagacccattttcgatttaaattttaatttgcttccagcaaatgtgaagtagttgagatggtaacacaaattttggcctacataggggtgaagggtataatatagtcggccccgtccgactttagactttacttacttgttttaatatgactttcttttaaaaagaatattttttatgtatattattatttgttaattatttttttttttggaaaccagtttaatgtttttctttgttgtaaaagcaatatttaatttgagagaaattccagatggattcgaacaaatttaaaaaatagagaattggtaagttttcttttaaaaagttactttctttcaactagaatatttaagtatttatgacctttttataatcaatattacaggtttttaatgccttattttagtatttctttaatcaacttttttggaaaccaatgtaatatttttaatgtaaaaacaaatatttaatttcagaataaccccttaaaaatttggaaaaaattttagtactcctttgcctgtattttaatagtgaattggtaaggattctttctttcttttaaccctggacagtcatccttattttttgtacattaacgtcatccttcgtcattttgactacggctcatttcaagacgctttaattttcatcgtgagcgaaaaagtgaaccaaacttgaatttattttcttattaaatttcgttttaattagtataaaacaaaaattcataaaacggtcgaattagtataacttaaatttacaatttccgaatagactaaaatgcattttaaatcgaaaattaaattacgtgtcgtcattttcacgaatgatgactgtctagggttaacaagaatgtttggttttttatgcatattattattttttggaaacctatttaataatttaaaaaaataaatatttaatttcagagtaacccaaataaatttggacaactttttatatttcccctcagcgaacaatttaatagagaattggaatatatgaaaactttggctttctttcaattagaatatttagtttattatatccttcacatcgataacaacacagttttatgagtttatatttctctaattgtttcaggtaaaaattttatgagatacgttttccaaagaaaagttgaattccttacaccatttgataaaatgcccccaaatatggtaagttacaagctaaaattaagaattaaaaaaaatatatttcattacatggtgttaatttttaacaattttcattattgcttccatttttttccagcaggatatgtgaaaaattacctacgatgaataaaaaaggataagtcaaaatgtccaaacagcgagttctctATTCCACgtcgtcataatttttattcacaaaaaacattgtattaagaacttgcattataaatttttataataaagtatttttgcttaaagaaagtttaattttaatgtatgaaaattttcaaatagtaaaacggtttgttgttcctttaattatttaatttctctgtactgtggaatgagtgatttaaaaatagtttagtcgtcgacattttaaagagactgttaaccaatttttagtatcgggtttcccaaaaaataagcaagtaaaccaaaataatactgactttttaacttggtaggggtatattaatcttatggtgttgtaaaagtgaactaaaatacaatgttatatatgaactaaaatttaagagatttataaactagacaagttgaaaaaaatcttaagggctatatcatggtcaatattactacagtttagttcattttgcaatggaaaagggttcacagttttttcagtgttcagttctattgatataaagggtgatttgttaagagcttgataacttttttttttttaaaaacgcataaaatttgcaaaatctcatcg encodes:
- the LOC142223552 gene encoding uncharacterized protein LOC142223552, translating into MDACEAPPNKKPRTKPKVVKDWEDEDVFKLITFVESQPCLWNAGDEGYHNKMLRDNAWKSICEGFEDKFSQIDVNAKWTNLRIQYRGYAARAKTKSGQGYVEQPKWKFFNAMSFVGRVEDQQTQRTISNYFSEVESDCDISEFNLPSAIYTTPSQTSRRQQTSSSQSATTQIAETMREAISAMKDKNENALNPNATFANYLLSELKTLNDDSAAIVRKKVTLFFLQCLDEARN